The following proteins come from a genomic window of Alnus glutinosa chromosome 10, dhAlnGlut1.1, whole genome shotgun sequence:
- the LOC133879744 gene encoding uncharacterized protein LOC133879744 yields the protein MAVSLLERFIFPPPASLFITGMSAIGLSLAVIGIAEVRGKHLQYSKFWNVNSPKHGRKQIELSSRTGMLFAYTPAFLAGLASFALFRHQDLRFLLLQAALTLHFFKRIFEVLFVHKYSGGMILDSAILISLSYFVTTVTTIYAQTLTLGISEPPVDLKYPGILLFLIGISGNFYHHYLLSKLRGEGEREYKIPKGGLFELVICPHYLFEIIGFLGISFISQTSYAISFTLGSIFYLMGRSYATRRWYLSKFEDFSEDVKALIPYVF from the exons ATGGCGGTCTCCTTATTGGAGAGATTTATTTTCCCACCACCGGCTTCTCTCTTCATCACGGGAATGTCGGCGATTGGCTTATCATTAGCCGTTATTGGGATCGCCGAAGTACGAGGAAAGCACTTGCAGTATTCCAAATTCTGGAACGTAAATTCTCCGAAACATGGAAGAAAGCAAATTGAGCTTTCTAGCAGAACCGGGATGCTCTTTGCTTATACTCCGGCATTTCTTGCCGGTCTCGCATCGTTTGCGCTTTTCCGGCATCAGGATCTCCGATTTCTGCTGCTCCAAGCAGCTCTAAcccttcatttcttcaagaggATCTTCGAG GTGCTATTTGTTCATAAATACAGCGGGGGGATGATTCTTGATTCTGCAATTCTTATCTCTCTTAGCTACTTTGTGACCACTGTAACCACGATCTAtgcccaaaccctaaccctagggaTTTCAGAGCCACCAGTTGATTTGAAGTATCCTGGAATTTTGTTGTTTCTTATTGGAATCAGTGGCAACTTTTACCACCATTACCTCCTTTCCAAGCTGAGgggagagggtgagagagagTACAAGATTCCAAAGGGTGGTTTATTTGAGTTAGTGATATGCCCACACTATCTTTTCGAAATTATAGGGTTCTTGGGGATCTCATTTATATCTCAAACATCGTATGCAATCTCTTTCACTTTGGGCAGTATCTTTTACCTTATGGGAAGGAGTTATGCAACTAGGAGATGGTACCTCTCCAAATTTGAAGATTTCAGTGAGGATGTCAAGGCTCTCATTCCATATGTTTTCTAG
- the LOC133880124 gene encoding uncharacterized protein LOC133880124, translated as MAVSFLQGFIFPPPASLFITGMSAIGLTSLAVTGFSEVRGKHLHYSKFWNVNSPKHGRKQIELSSRTGMLFAYTPALLAGIASFALFRHQDVRFLLLQASLTLHFFKRVFEVLFVHKYSGGMILDSAILISLSYFVTTVTMIYAQTLTQGIPEPPVDLKYPGILLFLIGISGNFYHHYLLSKLRGEGEREYKIPKGGLFELVICPHYLFEIMGFLGVSFISQTSYAFSFTLGTIFYLMGRSYATRRWYLSKFEDFSEDVKALIPYLF; from the exons ATGGCGGTCTCCTTCTTGCAGGGATTTATTTTCCCACCACCGGCTTCTCTCTTCATCACGGGAATGTCGGCGATTGGATTAACATCATTAGCCGTTACTGGGTTCTCCGAAGTACGAGGAAAGCACTTGCATTATTCCAAATTCTGGAACGTAAATTCTCCGAAACATGGAAGAAAGCAAATTGAGCTTTCTAGCAGAACCGGGATGCTCTTTGCTTATACTCCGGCATTGCTTGCCGGTATCGCATCGTTTGCGCTTTTCCGGCATCAGGATGTCCGATTTCTGCTGCTCCAAGCATCTCTAAcccttcatttcttcaagaggGTCTTCGAG GTGCTATTTGTTCATAAATACAGCGGGGGGATGATTCTTGATTCTGCAATTCTTATCTCTCTTAGCTACTTTGTGACCACTGTAACCATGATCTATGCCCAAACCCTAACTCAAGGGATTCCAGAGCCACCAGTTGATTTGAAGTATCCTGGAATTTTGTTGTTTCTTATTGGAATCAGTGGCAACTTTTACCACCATTACCTCCTCTCCAAGCTGAGgggagagggtgagagagagTACAAGATTCCCAAGGGTGGTTTATTTGAGTTAGTGATATGCCCACACTATCTTTTCGAAATTATGGGTTTCTTAGGGGTCTCATTTATCTCTCAGACATCGTATGCTTTCTCTTTCACTCTGGGCACCATCTTTTACCTGATGGGAAGGAGTTATGCCACTAGGAGATGGTACCTCTCCAAATTTGAGGATTTCAGTGAGGATGTCAAGGCCCTCATTCCATATCTTTTCTAG